The Musa acuminata AAA Group cultivar baxijiao chromosome BXJ3-6, Cavendish_Baxijiao_AAA, whole genome shotgun sequence region GTAGGcgtaaattataattaattataaaattataaaattaaaatattattatacatcatacaaattataataattttaatattaaatattttaaaatataaataaaagatgataagaaaaaaatataatatcctgTCTCTCCTCGTAGAATCCTCATTCTAATTTTTTCATGGCTTAGTAAAGAATAGGAAGGGGGAAAGatgaaagataaataataatttaatttttatttttaatttatttgtacATACAAAGAtagaatttaatatttatttcttatgattcaaacacataaataaaatttaaattattgttttctaaaaattatatcactcattaagaaataaatcaattaataatttaattggttGATAAGATTCCTAATTTAtccacatgattaagaaaattaattttaatcatttccttagtcATACTATACAAATAAGgatgttaataatttaaataaagtaacacattatttatgataatttgatttatgttaaggaaaaaattgatttaaaaaagTGATTAATTGTAACAAAATAGGACAAAAACTAGTCCAAAttggatttttcttttttgtgtgtaCCAATGACTTATATTTAGCATCAAGATCCTTTTGAgtaagaactctctctctctctctctctctctctctctatatatatatatatatatatatatatatcataattattggatttatattatttttgaaaacactataaatgttttttgatgattttattttcatatattatatattaatagGTTGTCTTTGGTGTGCTTGAATATAATTtaatttaacttttgtttaatttTAAGATAAGTTGACATATTTCTACTGTTCTAGGTTTTTATAGATCAAAGTGTCTGATAAGAATGTATGGAAATAAGACAGTAACAAATTAAATTGATAAAGGGAAAGTTGAGATTGCGAAGTATGATGTATTAATTTAATTTGTCTAATAGATATGATGACAGTGTTGTGGTTGAGAAGTATTTTCAGAGTCACCAGAGGATTCAAATAAAAAGGCTAAGTAAATTAGGATTAGATTttgtaaatattatatatatatatatatatatatatatatatataattgttgatGGAAACAATATGAAAGAAAATACTTTGGGTATCTCTGAATTTTTTTTGATGGAATCAAGAGAGGATgagaaaaaatatatgaattttttttcaaaaaaattatggGATAGAGTATATGAGGGGGGGTTTGAGTTGAGGTTAACTTAATATCCTTATAGTTTTATATGGTAAAGAATTTAGATATAGAAAACGATATCGAATCACATGAATCATAATTAACTTTCTGATATATATTTCTTAATTGCTAAGTTTTGAGACGACAAATTAAGGAATCGGAATAGGAAAGTGAAACAAATTCAATGAACTTCTTTTTGTGCGTGCGTTTTTAATGAATTAAGGAATAAAAATCGTAGTTGCGACAATCTCAACTTGTCTATTCATCGGAGACACAACGCGTGGATCTGTCTGTCAAAGTTCTCTCTTTATCTTTTCGAGATGCTGGAAGACATGAACCGTGGCCAACAGGTGCTTTTGGTGCTTGATCGAGGGAACATGCAAATTATAGCTGGTGACATTATTGTCGTGATCGTCCCATACTTGATCACCTCAATACGTCAAATATTTAGGTCAACAATAGTAAAGAATCAACAATCAACTCGATCAAGCCTCAGTTCAACTAATCTGATCCGAGGATTAATAATATCTTTAAAAGATTCCTTATAAGATAAACAAAATAAAATGATAAGAGCATAACTGATATATTGAGATGATAGGAGAGTATTTTCGATAAAAATTGGAAGTATTAAGGATATCTTAGTAAGTAAACTCGAGGGTCCAATTTGTTGTTATTTGGATTCCATGAGCCATTCCGTTCCGGATGTTATAACTGTAAATGAAGCCAATTATACCCACCGATGGATGTAGGAAGCTGAGAGAACGCGTTGCATGGAACTCAAGTAACTAATGAACACAGCACGTCGGTGTGTTTCACGTTCGATAACATGCTTCGGATTTGCATTTGGCtcgggaggaggaggatgaaggcGGCAAGTACGTTTGCGTCATGGTAAGTAGTGATTTGCGGAAAATGCCCGTCGTGATCTTATCATGTCGAGGAAAACAAGGGAAAAAGAGGAGCACACAGGCAACCATTAGAGAAGCAAATTCCAACATCCCTTTCATTTCTTAATTCCATGGTGGTCTGTGCCTCTTACCTGCCCAACTCAGTGCACGCTTAAAGAAAACACTACTTTTATCTCCTAAATAAAAGCATGGCTTTCTCCAACTCATAGCTTATGTGTTGCCAGCAGTCCGTCTCCTTCCTTGCACTTGTATATAAAGATAGAGCAACGCTTACCATTATCTCATCTATCTCTGAGTCAACAGCCTGAGGCTCAACTAAGAAAGACATGGAGGACTTCCCCCAGGCTATCCTACACCGTAGTAGAAGGCGACGAACGCGGGCGTCGAGCGAGTACCTTGGAGTCCGTCGCAGACCGTGGGGGCGCTACGCCGCTGAGATCCGGAACCCTTACACCAAGGAGAGGCATTGGCTCGGCACCTTCGACACTGCAGAGGAAGCTGCACTCGCCTAcgacctctcctctatttccttctGTGGGCCAGCAAGAGCTCGGACGAACTTCCGCTACCCTTTCCTGCCCACTCCATCGCCGCCacctccgccaccgccaccgccaccgcctccaTCGCCCTTGTCCGAGGAGACGAATGTGTGCTACTTCGAGGTGGATTCCACGGGCGATGATGACTCCATGACCATTGCTGCCATCCTGCAGAGTTTTCGACAGTCTACgtccctctcttcctcctctcttctcttctgAGATCGGATATGGCCGCCATAATTGGAATAAGATAGTTATGAGGAAGTAGAAACTGAGGTGAGTCAATGGTCAGTGAGATGACCAGAGGAACAACTTAGTTACTATTATTACTGGAAGTTTGCCAATATCATCATTGATCCCTTACCATGGGTCAAAAAGATGTTCTTGGATGATAGGTTTCTTAATGTCAAAGCACGTATTTTGTGAtttcatgatcttgatgatgttGGAAGATCATAAAGGCTAATTGAACTATTGGGATTGGATGCGAGATGACCGATTTCATATCTTCTGTGGGTGGAGATATTAACACAAGGGTTTTCCACGAGCTGTGTGGAATTCTCTCCATTTCTTACGACGACTGCATTCCATATGAGTAGTTGAGAAGGATCGAGTCAAAAAGGATTTGTTGTGCAGTTGGATTTTCTGTTTcctttttttctatcttttgtGTGGTTTGTTCTTTGGACGATGGATCCACAACGGAATCCAGGCATCCGACGGTTTGGATCTTATGTAAATGAATACTTTTCTTATCTTTCCGTCATCGACGTCCCCGCCGAGTTCCCTCGTGTGATTAGAGAAAGAAAAGGGAGGTGGGTCCCGGTGGCATCTCGGAGCAGGATGCGGGTACACAAATGGGTAACGAAGAGCTTTGGGTCCGAAAAACAGCGAGCGGAAGACAAATAGTACAAAAAAACTAACGCCCCGTGCCGGTCGCGAAATAATAACGGACCCCAAACCGTAGCTCATCCTCTCATCTATCACCCCCTTCAACCCCTAAGTGGCCCCCAGGCCGCCTCCCCTCAATGGCCGCTtcctccaccgccaccgccaccgccaccgcaatCGTGTTGGAGCCTGGTGAGAGCGCAACCTCCACCCATACCGAGCATTGGCAACCCATGCTCCACTTGCCCTCCTCCCAGCTCTCCCTCGTCCCACCCTCAGCCCACCACCTCCGGCGCAGGCGCCGACGTCCGGCTCGCGTCCTCCGCCTCTTCCACTCCTTCTGCCGCACCCTCCCCATCTTCACCCCCAAGTGCAAGCTTCCCGATCCCTGCCGCATCGCCACCTCCTCCCCCAAAGTCATGCCCACCATCGCCTGCACCCCTGCCACCTCCCTCATCGGCCCCGACCACCGAGGCCGCCGCCACCACGACCTCATCACCGGCACCATCTTCGGCTACCGTAACGGCCGCGTGTCCTTCTCCCTCCAGGAGAACCCCCGGTGCCTGCCCTCCCTCGTCATCGAGCTGGCCATGCACACGCATGCTCTTCTACGTGAGATGAGCGCCGGCATGGTACGCATTGCCCTCGAGTGCGAGAAGAGGCCAGTGGAGCACAACAAGGAAAGCAACTCGCAGTTATCGTCGAATCTCATGGACGAGCCACTCTGGGCCATGTTCTGCAACGGGAAGAAGAGCGGGTACTGCGTACGGCGAGAGGCCTCGGAGGAGGACCTGGCGGTGATGGAAACGCTGCGGCCGGTGTCCATGGGGGCCGGCGTGCTACCGGGAAGGTCCGAGGAGGAGGGTCCCGATGGGGAGATAGCGTACGTCAGGGCCGGGTTCGAGCACGTCGTCGGGTCGACAGACTCCGAAACGCTGTACATGATGAGCCCCGACGATTATAACGGTCCCGATCTCACCATCTTCTTCGTTAGATTGTGAACGGGCTCAGGTCACATATGTTGTCTACtgttatatatttgtatatttacGTGTGTGCATAATATATACAAGGCGAGCGGATTTGTTAGAGCTATGTCTTTTAATTTATATTAGTCTCCTTCATTCCTTATCTTTGTAGTCCATAGTCGTCTTTGGTTTTATAATTTCATCTTTCTTCTAATCCAACTATCTATGGTCTCATGAAAGGCATCCAAATACAGGTTGTTAGATTGACTTGATAAGATCATGAAATATGGTGCATCAAAAATGAAAAGACATAAAAaaatacactcttttgaactttgtaCATGTTGGATTACATGTACAGAAAATTGGCTCGCGATCGATACAACTTAAGTTTTTGAACTACATTGATATTTAGTTTTCATGTATCATAGATTGATGAGATTAGTTCCGATTCATGATTAATAAAACAGTTTCCACCACCTCATCCCACTCTTCATGTCTCACTTGGCCATGGAAAGCATTTCCGAAAAGTTGGTACAGCTCCGCTTTTGGTCGTTCTTGACAGAACATGACTTTTGTCGGGAAGCTGCTGTCAGCAGACAAGATCTTTCGGTGGCCGGCCTCAGAGTAAGGGCTCTGAGATGGGCCTCCATGCTGCATGCTAGAATAGTAACCCATGCACGTGGCCTCCACCTGAATCCAATACCTGTTGCCCTAAAAATCATACTATATAAATTCAACCTGGGAGCAACATCATCAgaacgcttcttcttcttcttcttccttctatcgCAGACTACACGCAGATTCCACGATGGACAATTGCAACTACATGGTCGAAGACATCAAAGGTGGAAGCCACGGCAACTCTCAGGGAGAAGgtaggcagagagagagagagagagagagagagtgagagaccaTTCATGTTCTAAAGGTTCAAGAGAATCCTTTTCAGGTTGTGAGGACGAAGAGAAGCTGAAGTTTTTATACCTCTTCAGGTAAATGTACATATATCAGTCATAGCCCATTGACATTTTCTCCATTAAAGAGTGATCATTCTTTGGCTTCAGGTCAGGAAGACTCGAGTAACACCAGCGAGGGGGTCAAGTTACCTTGCGAAGgcacct contains the following coding sequences:
- the LOC135640333 gene encoding ethylene-responsive transcription factor LEP-like; this translates as MEDFPQAILHRSRRRRTRASSEYLGVRRRPWGRYAAEIRNPYTKERHWLGTFDTAEEAALAYDLSSISFCGPARARTNFRYPFLPTPSPPPPPPPPPPPPSPLSEETNVCYFEVDSTGDDDSMTIAAILQSFRQSTSLSSSSLLF
- the LOC135641482 gene encoding protein MIZU-KUSSEI 1-like, whose product is MAASSTATATATAIVLEPGESATSTHTEHWQPMLHLPSSQLSLVPPSAHHLRRRRRRPARVLRLFHSFCRTLPIFTPKCKLPDPCRIATSSPKVMPTIACTPATSLIGPDHRGRRHHDLITGTIFGYRNGRVSFSLQENPRCLPSLVIELAMHTHALLREMSAGMVRIALECEKRPVEHNKESNSQLSSNLMDEPLWAMFCNGKKSGYCVRREASEEDLAVMETLRPVSMGAGVLPGRSEEEGPDGEIAYVRAGFEHVVGSTDSETLYMMSPDDYNGPDLTIFFVRL